The genome window GCCCAGGTAACAGGCGATGAAAGCCAAGCGCGCTTGCATCAGCGGTGTGATGCCCAGGATCACGCTGAGCATCTTGGGCAGCAGGGGAATGATCCTGAGCCAGAACGCACGGGTACCCACGATAAAACGCATGTAGCGCCAGAACGTGTGGCGGTCGGTCAATGTGCCGTCGAAGTCGAAAACGGCCAGTACCGGTTGGGTGCTGTTAGCGTGCATGTGCCTCTTCCTTGAGCGAGATGATCTCGATGGTCTTGGGCAGCTTGAAGCCCGACAGGTAGCGCGAAAGCAGGGTGGAAAGCGCGTTCTGGGTCAGCTCGCCGGTCCCTTCGACGCACAGGTGCAGCACGTTGACTTCCTTGTGGTCCGGGACGATATAGGCCCTGGCCCGCACCACATCGGGGTGCTTGAGGGCGATGGATTCGATCTCCACCAGGTCGACCATCTGCGCCTTGATCTTCGAGATCCGCAGGCGTTGGCAAAAGAAAAACACATGCCCAGCGTCGTCCCGCCAGACCAGGTCACCGCTGTGGAACCAGCCCTCGCGGAAGAACCGGGCATTGCTGTCCTCGGCATCGTTGTAGCCGTCGATCACCATCGCGCCGCGGATCAGCAATTCACCGATGCGCCCGGGTGCCACGTCCTGGCCCTCGGCATCGACAACGCGCAGTTCCACGCCGGTGATTGGCTGGCCCATGGCGCCGCGGTGGACCTCGCCGATCGAGCTCTGGACAATGACTGGCATGCTTTCGGTCAGGCCATAGCCTTGCAGCACCGGGTTGCAACCCAGCAGCTTGCCCAGTTTCTCGGCTTCATCGGCCGGCAGGTGGCTGCCGCCGGAATAAATCATCAGTTGCGGGTGCAGCGGCAACGGCGTGCCTTTGCGTTTGGCCAGGCGCGTATTGAAGTAGCGGATGACATCGGGCACCAGGCAGGCGAAGGTGACCTGGTGCTCGGACAAGACTTCGGCCAGGTCGCGATTGAGCAGGGTGTTGGTCATGAGCAGGGTGGCGCCCACGCTCAAAGGGAACACCATCATCACCGACAGGCCGAAAATGGCATACAGCGGCAGCGTCACCAGGTGCACCGAGCCGACGCCCTGCAGGTGAAAGTGCTCGTGCAGGCCATCGCTCGATTGCGTCAGGTCGAGGTAGCGGTGAGAAACAGCCAGGGGCCTGCCGATACCACGGTAGGTGAACTGCACCGAGACGATCGGATTGCCGTCGGGCAACGACAAGGGTTCGAGCTGTCGAGGAAGTCCAGAGGCGGCCGTTGCATGGGCGGGCAGGGGCGATGACGGTTCGCTCCCACCGTCCAGCACCAGGGAGTGCCTGACGCCGTTGTCCGGCTGGAATACCTCGCTGTGTTGTCCCCACAACGGTTCGGTCGTGACCACCAGCGTCGGCCTGGCGAGGCTGACGACACTGTTCATTTCGAAGGGAGTCAACTTGTAGTTGAGGATGACCGGGATGGCACCCCGCCCGATAATCGCCAGGTAGTAAGCGATGAACGCCACCCCGTTGGGCAGCACCAGCGCTACTTTATCGCCTGGCAATACACCGAGTGCCGTCAGGGTACCGTTGCAGGCTTCGGCCTTGATGCGCAGCTCGCGGTAAGTGACGGTCTCTTCTTCCGTGTCCAGGTGCCGGATAGCAACTTGCTCGGGGAACGATTCCGAAAAACCGACAAAACGATGCAGAAAACCTTCTTTATATGAAAGGCTTTTCATTTACCAACCTCTTTCAATCCTTGGATATAGGGCGCGTCAAAATAAGTACTACTGAGGCAGGCTTTATATGAAGTGTTTCAATTAAGCATCTGTGTAGTTGTTATTCCGATACCAGTCCAGGGTATCGGTCAGGGTTTCAGCGACAGGGCGGAACTGGCATTCCAACTCCCTTGAACTTTTGTTGTGGCTGAAATGGGTACGGCCTTGTTCTTGCGCCATGAGCTTGACCGTGGAAGTACTGATGAGTACCGGTTTCTTGGTAATCCGGTAATAACCTTCATAGATCAGCGCGATGATTCGCAGCATGAACAAGGGCACTTTTCGTTCCGGGGCTTTCACGCCACTGACGCTGGACAGCGCCTGGAAAATGCTTTTCATGTCCATGTGATTGCCGGCGGCGAGGTAACGCTCTCCGGACCTGCCGCGGGTGATGGCCGCGATTTGATGTTCGGCCACATCCCGGGCATCGACGACGGAAAAGCTTCCGGGAAGTACGCCGGGCAATTTCTGTCCGACAAAGTCGAGCAGGAACTGGCCCGAGGAGGTCGGGCCGATATCCCCCGGGCCGAACATCCACCCTGGCAAGACCATGGCAATGAACATGTCCGGGTGCTGCGACAGGAATTGCTGGACCTTTTGTTCGGACAATATTTTGCTCAAGTAGTAATCGTCAGCCTCCTGTTCACTGCGAGACATGGTTTCATCGATCACTTGATCTTTATTGCCCTTCAACACGGCGATGGAAGAGGTGTGCACAGCACGACGGATGCCGGCGGCATAGGCGGCTTGCAACAATCGCTCGGTGCCGGTCACATTCGTGTCATAGAGTTTTTGCCAGTGTTTCCCGCCTTTGTAACTGTCGCGGAAATAGGCCGCGGTATGAAACAAGGCATCGCACCCTTGCAGGGCATGGCTGAAGGCATCGACATTGAGCATGTCGCCTTCGACCCATTCCACGGGCAGGCTGGCGAACTGTTTCTTGGCTTTCTCTGCGGAACGAACCAGTGCTTTTACTTTGATGTTTCGTTTTAACAGTGCACGAACGATATTGTTCCCGAGCAGGCCCGTAGCGCCTGTAACGAAGGCATATTCCATTAAAATACCGCTCCTGTGAGATGACCTGCCATTGCATCGAGACCCGTGTCACGGACGCGATGCCTGGATCAGGCGTTGGGCTCCACCAACGGCGCAATTAAAAACCATTCGGTATCTGAGAATCAAGTGGTATTTAGTAGTAGTGTCAAATCAGTGGCTCTGAACCGGGCCTTACGCAGATTTTTTACGCTGTGGTGTGCCGTGGGACGGTGGGGAAAAATGCCGTTTTGAGGTGGGTAGGAGGCACTCCATCCAGCTCGTCAGGCAAAGACCACAACGGTTTTGACTTGCCTGGGCCCAGGCAAGAAAGTGACTGGGTAGTCATCTTGCGTTCGCCCCAAGATTGTCCCGGTTACATGGCACATACATGGCACGGGATGGAAGTTAAAATGTAAATGATTGAACGAGGTGCGTATAAGATATGATGGCGAAGATGGATTCCATACAGTGAGTAGCCGCTGCGTCGCATTTAGTTACATGTACATAATTTGACTGGCCAAAGGAGCCGAGGGCGTGATTAAAAAGAGACTAGGTCGAGAAGAGAGCCAGCAAGTAACAAGAGATAAATTATTCGACACCGCCACTGAGCTGATGATCAGCAAAGGCTTTCATGCCGCCAGCGTCAACGTTATCGCCGAGGCGGCGGGCTTTTCCAAAGGAGCCTTCTTTTCCAATTTCGCCAGTAAATCGGATTTGCTCCTGCAACTGACTCAACGCTTCAAGCGAGTTGAAATCGATCGCTTGAGCGCGACCCTGGCGTCGGGCTATTCGGCGGAGCAGTTGAGCCATGGCTTGAATGCCTATATCGACACCCTGAAGAACAATACCCGCTGTGCGATCCTCGATGCCGAGTTGCAACTGATCGCCCTGCGGGATGAAGAGTTCTCACAGCATTACTACGACTTGCATGAGGAAAACAGCGAAGCCCTGGGCAAGTTGATTACCATCATATTCAACCATGCTGGCAAGAAACCGCCGCTGGACTATGCCGCGCTTGCGAAGACCTTCACGGCCCTGTCCGAAGGCTTGATATTGCAAGGGCATAAAGATCCGGCGATTGAAATAAAGCTGGTGCTCAATTCGCTCATCCAGACCGCGGAGCCTCTATAGGTCTTCATCGTTATCGCTGATAAGCCAGCAATCGGCGTTCAGCCAATCGGAATACACCCACCAGTGCGCACGCCAGCAACATGTAGAGCAGCGCGGCAATGCCATAGGCCTGGAACGTCTTGAAGGTGGCAGCGTTGACATCTGCCGCGATTTTAAGGATGTCAGGAACGGTCGCGGTAAAGGCGATGGCCGTGGCGTGCAGGACAAAGATCACTTCGTTGCTGTAGGCCGGGAGTGCTCGGCGCAGCATGCTCGGTATCAGCACCAGGAGGAATAGCTGAGTGCGGGTCATGCCCAGGGCGAGGGCGGCTTCGATCTCGCCGCGTGGGGTGGTGCGCAGTACGCCGGCGAGAATCTCGACGGTGTAGGCACAGGTGTGCAAGGCCAGGGCCAGGATCACGCAATGCATGCCATCGCGAAAGAACCACCACAGGCTCGGCGATTCCCTGATGACGCTCAGGCTGGCCAGGCCGCTGTAGATGATCAGCAGTTGCACGAACAACGGCGTGCCGCGCAACACCAGGGTATAAAGCTGGACAGGCAGTGCCAGCCAACGATTGCCATAGGTGCGAACCAGCGCCAGGGGGATCGCCGCGCACAAGCCGATGACGGCGGACGTGACCAATAACCATAGCGTGACGACCAGGCCGCTCCAGCGGTAACCGTCGGACCAGAGAAAGTTCGGTCCGAATTCCTTCAGAATCTCGATCATGACACGCTCCGCGGCGGTTCAACGCTGTAGCGCCGTTCCAGGTGTTTGAGCACCAGGCTTGAAAGAATTGCGAAAGCCAGGAAGATCGCCGCAATCACCAGGTAGAAGAACATCTGCCTCGAGGTCGCATTGCCCGCCTGTTTGGCCACTTGGACCATGTCGTTGAGGCCCAGCAGCGAGATCAGGCCCGCGCTTTTCAGGAGCACTTGCCAGATATTGCCGATGCCGGGCAATGCAAACCGCATCATCTGTGGCAGCCGGATACGCCGCAGCACCTGCCAATGGCTCATGCCATAGGCCCGGGCCGCTTCCAGTTGGCCGAACGCTATCGCCTGGAAGGCACCACGAAAGGTTTCGGCGCAATAGGCACCGTAAATGAAGCCCAAGGTGCCGATCGCCGTACCGTAAGGGTTCAACTGGAGCGATTCACGGCCAAACGCTTCTGCCACTTGGTTGAGTCCGATCTGCGCGCTGTAGTAGATCAATAGCATCAGCACCAGGTCCGGCACACTGCGCACCAGCGTGGTGTAGAGCGTCGCGACCAGCCGCAGCGGTGCCAGTGGCGAGAGTTTCGCCAAGGCCCCGAGCAGGCCAAGCACGAGGGCGACGCAGGCGGCCCACGTGGCCACTTGGACGGTCAGCCACGCACCCTGGAAAATGAGATAGCCGTACCCTTCGAGAAACATGCTTTCAGGCTCCGCGCGGTTGGTTCATTTCGGTGAGATATCGAAGTCGAAGTACTTACTGGCGATGCGTTCGTAGGTGCCATTGCGGTGGAGCCGTTCGAGCGCCTGATTGATTTCCCCGGCCAGGGCGGTATCGCTTTTACGCAATCCGATGCCGGTGCCCGGGCCGAAGATCTCCGGTGACTTGACCACCTCGCCGGCATAGCCGAAGCCTTTGCCTGCGGGCTTTTTCAACAGGCCCTCGGAGACGGCGATGGCATCGTCGAACGCCGCATCCAGCCGACCGTTGATCAAGTCCGAATAGGTCAAGTCACTGCTTTGATAGGGCACCACTTCCACGCCCTTCAGGCCCCACATCCGCTTGGCATAGACTTCGAACACACTGCCTTGCTGCACGCCGATGCGTTTGCCGCGCAGGGATTCGGCCGTTGGTTGCAACGGGCTGCCTTCAGGGGCTACCAGGCGTGCCGGGGTGTCATAGAGGGTGTTGGAAAAGGCAATTTCGGCTTTGCGTGCTTCAGTGATCGAGAGGGCAGAGAGGATCCCGTCGAACTTCCTGCCCTTGAGGGCCGAGACCATGCCGTCGAAGGCGTTTTCGACCCAGACGCAACGGCGTTGCAATTCGCTGCACAAGCTTTCGCCCAGCTCGATATCGAAACCTGTCAGGGAGCCGTCCGGGCGCTTGGACTCAAAGGGCGGGTAGGTGGGATCGACCCCGAAACGCAGTTCTTCATTGGCCCCCCAGGACATCAGCGGGCTGGCCACGAGCATCAAACCGATCAGATATTTTTTCATCGACAGGGTATCCACGACAGGTTGGTAGAGCCGTCCCGGGAGTGGCCCGGGGCAGTACGCATCAGCCTTGAATGTTCAAGGCGTGTTTCAGTTGTTGAACGCGTTGGCTGTCCACGGTCCGCCCATGGCCAAAGCCGCCGGCCCAACCGCACACCTGGCCGGCATGATCGACGCCGCGCGCAAGGCACTCGGCAAGGGGGTGCCGGGCTTGCCACGCCAGCAGGAACGCGGCGATAAAGCCGTCGCCGGCGCCCATGCTGTCAACGAACGCGCAGGGGCGCGCGGCCCGCTCATGCACGCCCTGTGAGTCGACTGCGAGGGCGCCCTGGGCACCGCGAGTGATGACCACCACCGCCGGCCCCTTGGCCCGCATCGCGTTCGCCAGTTCAATGGCTTGCGCCGTCGAGAGATCGGCCGCCGAGAAAAAAGCGACGTCCACGTGCTGGATCAGGGCCTGCCAGTCGAACTCGACCCAGTTGTCCGAGAAGTCGAAGGACAGGCAACCACTGGCCTGGCGAACCTGGGCCAATTGATCTTCCAGGCCGCTGTAGAGGCTGCTGTGTGCCAACGGGAATGTGCCGATATAGGCCAGGTCGTCGGCATCGAGGCGCAGTTGGCGGCACACGCCAGGATCGCTGCCGAGGAACACCCGCTCGCCCTCGACGTTGTCGACGCACGCCCAGCCATTGGCACCCGATAACGTCCGGCAGCGTGAAGCATCGACCGCTTCCTGTTGCAGGCAATCGAGCAGGTACTGGCCGTGCCGGTCATCACCAACGCAGCCCAGGTAGGCACTGCGAGCACCCAGCCGGGCGGCGAATACCGCGACATTGAGTGCATTGCCGCCGGGGTATTCGATGGTCTGGTCCAGGTAGACGTCCAGGGTGTTGTCACCGACCGCGATCAGGCTGGCCATGCTCAGTACTCCGTTTTCCACATGTAGCGGCGGGTCGTCAGTGGCTGTTGGTGCCAGACCGCCAGGTGGGCGGCGATGCGTTCCACGGCGATGCCGACAATGTAGGGCGCGACAATGGCGCGGATCTCGGGGTCGATGCCCTCCATCGGGAAGTCCTTGGCGTCATAGACCATGACCCGTTCCGTGTAGCGCTGGCAGAACCGCACGACGCGCTCCATCTGTGCACGACTGGGGTCTTCGCCTACCAGCAGGAGCAGGGGCGTGGTGGCATCGATGGCTTCGAACGGGCCGTGGAAAAACTCCGCGGCTTCCACCGGCAGGCAATGCAACCACTGGCTTTCCATGACCACGCAGACGCCGAACACATAGGCTGTGGTGAACATCGGCCCCGAAGCAAGGAAATACATGACGCGGTCGTCTTTGTAGAGGCGTGCCTCTTCGGTTGCCCGTTGGTCATTATTGATCGCGGCATCGGCCAGGGCCCTTGGCAATGCCTTGAGCGAGCGGGTGAGCTTGTCCAGCAGCGGCCAGCCTTCGCGCTTGGCCAGGATCCCGCCGATCAGGGCCTGGAGCGTCATGAAACAACCGAAGTAGGCTTCGTCGGTACGTCCCAGCAGGAAGCAATGCTGGACGGCCTGGGCCAGTGGCAACTCGGCAGTTTGCGTCACGCCTACGGTGAGGCACGGCTTGTCTTGCAGAAAGCGTGCGGCGGCGATGGTTTCCTGGGTCGTGCCGGACTTGGAGGCGAGGACCACCAGGGTGCGCTCATCCAGGCGCGGTGGATCGATGTCCATGAAATCGGCCGGGAAATAACGGCGCACTTCCAGC of Pseudomonas fluorescens contains these proteins:
- a CDS encoding class I adenylate-forming enzyme family protein, whose protein sequence is MKSLSYKEGFLHRFVGFSESFPEQVAIRHLDTEEETVTYRELRIKAEACNGTLTALGVLPGDKVALVLPNGVAFIAYYLAIIGRGAIPVILNYKLTPFEMNSVVSLARPTLVVTTEPLWGQHSEVFQPDNGVRHSLVLDGGSEPSSPLPAHATAASGLPRQLEPLSLPDGNPIVSVQFTYRGIGRPLAVSHRYLDLTQSSDGLHEHFHLQGVGSVHLVTLPLYAIFGLSVMMVFPLSVGATLLMTNTLLNRDLAEVLSEHQVTFACLVPDVIRYFNTRLAKRKGTPLPLHPQLMIYSGGSHLPADEAEKLGKLLGCNPVLQGYGLTESMPVIVQSSIGEVHRGAMGQPITGVELRVVDAEGQDVAPGRIGELLIRGAMVIDGYNDAEDSNARFFREGWFHSGDLVWRDDAGHVFFFCQRLRISKIKAQMVDLVEIESIALKHPDVVRARAYIVPDHKEVNVLHLCVEGTGELTQNALSTLLSRYLSGFKLPKTIEIISLKEEAHAR
- a CDS encoding SIS domain-containing protein: MAIQFNREAFISSLQQSVHIVDDAQQFGQELASRIDRIYFVSCGAPNRIMLGLQYWLERYSHTLEVRRYFPADFMDIDPPRLDERTLVVLASKSGTTQETIAAARFLQDKPCLTVGVTQTAELPLAQAVQHCFLLGRTDEAYFGCFMTLQALIGGILAKREGWPLLDKLTRSLKALPRALADAAINNDQRATEEARLYKDDRVMYFLASGPMFTTAYVFGVCVVMESQWLHCLPVEAAEFFHGPFEAIDATTPLLLLVGEDPSRAQMERVVRFCQRYTERVMVYDAKDFPMEGIDPEIRAIVAPYIVGIAVERIAAHLAVWHQQPLTTRRYMWKTEY
- a CDS encoding SDR family oxidoreductase, whose translation is MEYAFVTGATGLLGNNIVRALLKRNIKVKALVRSAEKAKKQFASLPVEWVEGDMLNVDAFSHALQGCDALFHTAAYFRDSYKGGKHWQKLYDTNVTGTERLLQAAYAAGIRRAVHTSSIAVLKGNKDQVIDETMSRSEQEADDYYLSKILSEQKVQQFLSQHPDMFIAMVLPGWMFGPGDIGPTSSGQFLLDFVGQKLPGVLPGSFSVVDARDVAEHQIAAITRGRSGERYLAAGNHMDMKSIFQALSSVSGVKAPERKVPLFMLRIIALIYEGYYRITKKPVLISTSTVKLMAQEQGRTHFSHNKSSRELECQFRPVAETLTDTLDWYRNNNYTDA
- a CDS encoding ABC transporter permease translates to MFLEGYGYLIFQGAWLTVQVATWAACVALVLGLLGALAKLSPLAPLRLVATLYTTLVRSVPDLVLMLLIYYSAQIGLNQVAEAFGRESLQLNPYGTAIGTLGFIYGAYCAETFRGAFQAIAFGQLEAARAYGMSHWQVLRRIRLPQMMRFALPGIGNIWQVLLKSAGLISLLGLNDMVQVAKQAGNATSRQMFFYLVIAAIFLAFAILSSLVLKHLERRYSVEPPRSVS
- a CDS encoding ABC transporter substrate-binding protein → MKKYLIGLMLVASPLMSWGANEELRFGVDPTYPPFESKRPDGSLTGFDIELGESLCSELQRRCVWVENAFDGMVSALKGRKFDGILSALSITEARKAEIAFSNTLYDTPARLVAPEGSPLQPTAESLRGKRIGVQQGSVFEVYAKRMWGLKGVEVVPYQSSDLTYSDLINGRLDAAFDDAIAVSEGLLKKPAGKGFGYAGEVVKSPEIFGPGTGIGLRKSDTALAGEINQALERLHRNGTYERIASKYFDFDISPK
- the hisM gene encoding histidine ABC transporter permease HisM — protein: MIEILKEFGPNFLWSDGYRWSGLVVTLWLLVTSAVIGLCAAIPLALVRTYGNRWLALPVQLYTLVLRGTPLFVQLLIIYSGLASLSVIRESPSLWWFFRDGMHCVILALALHTCAYTVEILAGVLRTTPRGEIEAALALGMTRTQLFLLVLIPSMLRRALPAYSNEVIFVLHATAIAFTATVPDILKIAADVNAATFKTFQAYGIAALLYMLLACALVGVFRLAERRLLAYQR
- a CDS encoding PfkB family carbohydrate kinase; translation: MASLIAVGDNTLDVYLDQTIEYPGGNALNVAVFAARLGARSAYLGCVGDDRHGQYLLDCLQQEAVDASRCRTLSGANGWACVDNVEGERVFLGSDPGVCRQLRLDADDLAYIGTFPLAHSSLYSGLEDQLAQVRQASGCLSFDFSDNWVEFDWQALIQHVDVAFFSAADLSTAQAIELANAMRAKGPAVVVITRGAQGALAVDSQGVHERAARPCAFVDSMGAGDGFIAAFLLAWQARHPLAECLARGVDHAGQVCGWAGGFGHGRTVDSQRVQQLKHALNIQG
- a CDS encoding TetR/AcrR family transcriptional regulator; amino-acid sequence: MIKKRLGREESQQVTRDKLFDTATELMISKGFHAASVNVIAEAAGFSKGAFFSNFASKSDLLLQLTQRFKRVEIDRLSATLASGYSAEQLSHGLNAYIDTLKNNTRCAILDAELQLIALRDEEFSQHYYDLHEENSEALGKLITIIFNHAGKKPPLDYAALAKTFTALSEGLILQGHKDPAIEIKLVLNSLIQTAEPL